A portion of the Pseudopipra pipra isolate bDixPip1 chromosome 1, bDixPip1.hap1, whole genome shotgun sequence genome contains these proteins:
- the EIF1B gene encoding eukaryotic translation initiation factor 1b translates to MSSIQNLQSFDPFADATKGDDLLPAGTEDYIHIRIQQRNGRKTLTTVQGIADDYDKKKLVKAFKKKFACNGTVIEHPEYGEVIQLQGDQRKNICQFLLEIGIVKEEQLKVHGF, encoded by the exons ATGTCCTCGATCCAGAACCTCCAATCCTTCG ACCCCTTTGCTGATGCAACAAAGGGTGACGACTTACTCCCGGCGGGGACTGAGGATTACATTCATATAAGGATCCAGCAACGAAACGGAAGAAAGACACTAACAACTGTTCAGGGAATTGCAGATGATTATGACAAGAAGAAACTTGTGAAAGCTTTCAAAAAG AAATTTGCTTGTAATGGTACTGTGATTGAACATCCTGAATACGGTGAAGTTATCCAGCTGCAAGGTGACCAGAGGAAGAACATTTGCCAGTTTCTCTTGGAG atTGGCATTGTCAAGGAAGAACAACTGAAAGTTCATGGTTTCTAA